A genome region from Geminicoccus roseus DSM 18922 includes the following:
- a CDS encoding VOC family protein translates to MRYLHTMVRVTDLEQSLHFYRDLLGLKETRRSESEKGRYTLVFLAAPDNPDAPIELTYNWDPETYTGGRNFGHLAYEVDDIYAFCKHLQDNGVTINRPPRDGRMAFVKSPDGISIEILQKGGALEPAEPWKSAENIGTW, encoded by the coding sequence TTGCGCTACCTGCACACGATGGTCCGGGTGACCGATCTCGAGCAGTCGCTGCACTTCTACCGTGACCTGCTCGGCCTCAAGGAGACCCGGCGCAGCGAGAGCGAGAAGGGCCGCTACACGCTGGTGTTCCTGGCGGCTCCGGACAATCCCGACGCGCCGATCGAGCTGACCTACAACTGGGACCCGGAGACCTATACCGGCGGCCGGAACTTCGGCCATCTCGCCTACGAGGTCGACGACATCTACGCCTTCTGCAAGCACCTGCAGGACAACGGCGTGACCATCAACCGCCCGCCGCGTGACGGACGCATGGCGTTCGTGAAGTCGCCGGACGGGATCTCGATCGAGATCCTGCAGAAGGGCGGTGCCCTGGAGCCGGCGGAACCATGGAAGTCCGCGGAGAACATCGGAACCTGGTAA
- a CDS encoding glycosyltransferase family 2 protein yields the protein MPLVSIVTVCRNAASTLEASLESVAGQRGRAIEHILIDGASSDGTLEILERWRPRLAVVVSEPDQGIADAFNKGIARASGAYVMFVNADDRLGPGQVARAAATLERTGADGVFGDLVCEDLAGRPAHRLQGDAAYAGRIDRGFPAINHPTLLVRRGLFDEIGGFDPTLRIAMDYDWCLRAHRAGARFVHDPCLVGHYRLGGASDRRWIQAAAELRDISMRHGLPGRIAWPLFAGRVAKAGTQRLLSRVLPPAWHASLRRRVNTSHQKVPTHHGS from the coding sequence TTGCCGCTGGTCTCGATCGTCACCGTCTGCCGCAACGCGGCTTCCACCCTGGAGGCGAGCCTTGAATCGGTAGCCGGACAGCGCGGTCGCGCTATCGAGCACATCCTGATCGACGGGGCCTCCAGCGACGGCACCCTGGAGATCCTGGAGCGCTGGCGGCCGCGGCTGGCGGTGGTGGTGAGCGAGCCGGACCAGGGCATCGCCGATGCCTTCAACAAGGGCATTGCCCGGGCGAGCGGCGCCTACGTCATGTTCGTGAACGCCGACGACCGGCTGGGGCCAGGCCAGGTCGCCCGGGCAGCCGCCACGCTGGAGCGGACGGGGGCGGACGGGGTGTTCGGCGATCTTGTCTGCGAGGATTTGGCGGGCCGCCCTGCCCATCGGCTCCAGGGCGACGCGGCCTATGCCGGCCGGATCGACCGCGGCTTTCCCGCGATCAACCACCCGACCCTGTTGGTGCGGCGCGGCCTGTTCGACGAGATCGGGGGGTTCGATCCCACCTTGCGCATCGCGATGGACTACGACTGGTGCCTGCGGGCGCACCGCGCCGGCGCCCGCTTCGTCCACGACCCTTGCCTGGTGGGCCATTACCGGCTCGGAGGTGCCTCCGACCGGCGCTGGATCCAGGCCGCCGCCGAGTTGCGGGACATCTCGATGCGCCATGGCCTGCCCGGCCGCATCGCCTGGCCGCTCTTTGCTGGACGGGTCGCCAAGGCCGGCACCCAGCGCCTGCTGTCCCGGGTGCTCCCTCCGGCCTGGCATGCCTCCTTGCGGCGCCGCGTCAATACGAGCCACCAGAAGGTCCCGACGCACCACGGTAGCTGA
- a CDS encoding copper chaperone PCu(A)C, giving the protein MTKSWMRAALCGGLLGIFAGTALASDYRLGDLEIGQPWTRATVAGQPAAGAYFSIHNAGSDPDRLVSVESPVARAAELHDMKVENGVMKMRPLADGVAVPAGATVELAPGGMHVMLLGPEGALKPGQQVPLRLTFEKAGTVEVELTVEKPGAKAASPAQGHDAGHGKAMNHGTGG; this is encoded by the coding sequence ATGACGAAGTCTTGGATGCGGGCCGCGCTCTGCGGCGGCCTGCTTGGCATCTTTGCAGGAACGGCACTGGCGTCGGACTACCGGCTGGGCGATCTGGAGATCGGGCAGCCTTGGACGCGGGCGACGGTGGCGGGGCAGCCGGCGGCCGGCGCCTATTTCTCGATCCACAATGCCGGCTCCGATCCGGACCGGCTGGTATCGGTCGAGAGCCCGGTCGCCCGGGCGGCGGAACTCCACGACATGAAGGTGGAGAACGGCGTGATGAAGATGCGGCCGCTGGCGGACGGAGTGGCGGTGCCGGCCGGGGCGACGGTGGAACTGGCGCCGGGCGGCATGCACGTGATGCTGCTGGGCCCCGAGGGAGCGCTGAAGCCGGGGCAGCAGGTGCCGCTGCGCCTGACCTTCGAGAAGGCCGGCACGGTCGAGGTCGAGCTCACGGTCGAGAAGCCCGGCGCCAAGGCGGCCAGCCCGGCGCAGGGCCATGACGCCGGTCACGGCAAAGCGATGAACCACGGAACGGGAGGTTGA
- a CDS encoding methylmalonyl-CoA mutase family protein, which translates to MAPLPSLAEEFPAPDLGTWRALVEKGLKGADFDQRLLARTEDGIPLPPLFTRHDELPEPGLPGTAPWVRGSAAARTGWDIRALCRLPDPLAANRAILADLAGGASSILLDAADLDPADLRLVLDGVMLDLAPVYLRRSIEDLQRRDLLPAGVIVVHDPVECWAAGLVDAPGRMLDAISGEGFARMPDLRLAVGGAVFDDAGASDAEEIGLTAAAVIGHARRLDEMGVAPELALGRMILGVTTSADFFAGIAKLRALRRLWGRLTEVLGIDLPPVVHATTSARMLARYDASTNLLRNTIAAAAAGMGGADAVTVLPHDHAIGLPKPFAARMARNIQNVLQEESRLGLVADPAGGSWYVEQLTDGLAKAAWAIVNKVEAAGGLDAACRDGLVEALLAERREARRQRIATRERTIVGISRFSDAAERTAPSRPAEPERRLPRVRDAAPFEDLRERVLAAETPPVRIVTLGPATRHAARLGFGLDLFAAAGLRTVVTDDAGSGSARLSVLAGADEDYAEQGPDLARRLAASGEVHLLGRPKALEETLRAAGVTRFVAQGEDMVAYLGEVVERLA; encoded by the coding sequence GTGGCCCCGCTGCCGAGCCTAGCTGAAGAGTTTCCTGCGCCCGACCTCGGCACGTGGCGGGCGCTGGTCGAGAAGGGCCTGAAAGGTGCCGATTTCGACCAGCGGCTGCTGGCGCGCACCGAGGATGGCATTCCGCTTCCCCCGCTGTTCACGCGCCATGACGAACTGCCGGAGCCGGGCCTGCCCGGAACGGCGCCCTGGGTGCGCGGGTCCGCCGCGGCAAGGACCGGCTGGGACATCCGTGCCCTTTGCCGCCTGCCCGACCCGCTTGCGGCCAACCGGGCGATCCTGGCGGACCTGGCCGGCGGCGCCAGCTCGATCCTGCTGGATGCGGCGGACCTCGATCCGGCCGACCTGCGGCTGGTGCTGGACGGGGTGATGCTGGACCTGGCGCCGGTCTACCTGCGCCGGAGCATCGAAGACTTGCAGCGGCGGGACCTGCTGCCTGCGGGCGTCATCGTCGTCCATGATCCGGTGGAGTGCTGGGCTGCGGGCCTGGTGGACGCTCCCGGCCGCATGCTGGACGCGATCTCGGGCGAGGGATTCGCGCGCATGCCCGACCTCCGCCTGGCGGTGGGCGGTGCGGTGTTCGACGATGCCGGCGCCAGCGATGCCGAGGAGATCGGGCTCACGGCCGCCGCGGTGATCGGGCATGCCCGTCGCCTGGACGAGATGGGAGTGGCGCCGGAGCTGGCGCTCGGCCGGATGATCCTGGGCGTCACCACCAGCGCCGATTTCTTCGCGGGCATCGCCAAGCTGCGGGCACTGCGCCGCCTGTGGGGGCGGTTGACCGAGGTGCTGGGCATCGACCTGCCCCCGGTTGTGCATGCCACCACCTCAGCGCGGATGCTGGCCCGCTACGACGCCTCGACCAACCTGCTGCGCAACACGATCGCGGCGGCAGCCGCCGGCATGGGCGGGGCGGACGCCGTGACGGTCCTGCCGCACGACCATGCCATCGGCCTGCCCAAGCCGTTCGCGGCCAGGATGGCCCGCAACATCCAGAATGTCCTCCAGGAGGAGAGCCGCCTGGGCCTGGTGGCCGATCCTGCCGGCGGGAGCTGGTATGTCGAGCAACTGACCGACGGGTTGGCCAAGGCAGCCTGGGCGATCGTGAACAAAGTCGAGGCCGCCGGCGGCCTCGACGCCGCCTGCCGGGATGGTCTGGTGGAGGCGTTGCTGGCGGAGCGGCGGGAGGCGCGTCGCCAGCGGATCGCGACCCGCGAGCGAACCATCGTCGGGATCAGCCGGTTCTCGGATGCGGCGGAGCGGACTGCCCCTTCGCGTCCTGCCGAGCCGGAGCGCCGACTGCCGCGGGTTCGCGACGCGGCGCCGTTCGAGGACCTGCGCGAGCGCGTGCTGGCGGCGGAGACACCCCCGGTCCGGATCGTGACCCTGGGCCCGGCCACGCGCCATGCCGCCCGCCTGGGCTTCGGCCTCGACCTGTTCGCGGCGGCCGGGCTGCGCACCGTCGTCACCGACGACGCCGGCTCCGGCTCGGCCCGGCTCTCGGTGCTGGCGGGTGCCGACGAGGACTATGCAGAGCAGGGCCCCGACCTGGCGCGCCGGCTGGCGGCGTCGGGCGAGGTCCACCTGCTCGGCCGCCCGAAGGCGCTGGAGGAAACGCTGCGGGCGGCCGGGGTGACGCGCTTCGTGGCCCAGGGAGAGGACATGGTCGCCTATCTCGGCGAGGTGGTGGAGCGGCTGGCATGA
- the scpA gene encoding methylmalonyl-CoA mutase — MSRIPNFSDVELGSLAPATVRPGQVRATHDTPETIPLSAVYTSADRAGLEMLDSLPGIPPFLRGPYPTMYVQSPWTIRQYAGFSTAEASNAFYRRNLAAGQKGLSIAFDLATHRGYDSDHPRVAGDVGMAGVAIDSILDMRQLFDGIPLDQMSVSMTMNGAVLPVLALYVVAAEEQGVPAAKLTGTIQNDILKEFMVRNTYIFPPKNSMRIISDIFAYTAEHMPRFNSISISGYHMQEAGATADLELGYTLADGVEYVRAGIAAGLPVDAFAPRLSFFWAIGMNFYMEVAKLRAGRLLWARLMKQFRPEDQRSLSLRTHCQTSGWSLTAQDVFNNVTRTMIEAMAATQGHTQSLHTNSLDEALALPTDFSARIARNTQILLQQESGTTRPADPWGGSYFIERLTQDLAERAWAHIEEVEASGGMARAIERGIPKLRIEEAAARTQARIDSGQQTVVGVNKYLVDEDEKIEVLKVDNSAVRAAQLEKLARLKAERNGNAVEAALDSLSRMAESGTGNLLAGSIDAARAGATVGEMTLALERVWGRHVAEIRSITGVYGKETMSVPKVAKVRQMVEAFAEQDGRRPRILICKMGQDGHDRGQKVIASSFADLGFDVDIGPLFQMPSEAAQQAVDNDVHVVGVSSLAAGHLTLVPELKAELSARGRDDILIVVGGVIPPQDYDALHAAGAAAIFPPGTVIADAAEKLVARLNEMQGYDVAV, encoded by the coding sequence ATGAGCAGGATCCCGAACTTCAGCGACGTGGAATTGGGGTCGCTGGCACCGGCCACGGTTCGTCCGGGCCAGGTGCGGGCCACCCATGACACGCCCGAGACGATCCCGCTCTCGGCGGTCTACACCTCCGCCGACCGGGCCGGCCTGGAGATGCTGGACAGCCTGCCCGGCATCCCGCCGTTCCTGCGCGGCCCCTACCCGACCATGTATGTCCAGTCGCCCTGGACCATCCGGCAATATGCCGGGTTCTCGACCGCAGAGGCCAGCAACGCCTTCTATCGGCGCAATCTTGCTGCCGGGCAGAAGGGCCTGTCGATCGCCTTCGACCTCGCCACCCATCGCGGCTACGACAGCGACCATCCGCGCGTGGCCGGCGATGTCGGCATGGCCGGGGTGGCGATCGATTCGATCCTGGACATGCGCCAGCTGTTCGACGGCATCCCGCTCGACCAGATGAGCGTGTCGATGACCATGAACGGCGCGGTTCTGCCGGTGCTGGCGCTCTATGTGGTGGCAGCCGAGGAGCAGGGCGTGCCGGCGGCGAAGCTGACCGGTACGATCCAGAACGACATCCTCAAGGAGTTCATGGTCCGCAACACCTATATCTTTCCGCCCAAGAACAGCATGCGGATCATCTCGGACATCTTCGCCTACACGGCAGAGCACATGCCGAGGTTCAACTCGATCAGCATTTCCGGCTACCACATGCAGGAAGCCGGAGCGACCGCCGACCTGGAACTCGGCTACACCCTGGCGGACGGTGTCGAATATGTGCGCGCCGGCATCGCTGCCGGGCTGCCGGTGGACGCGTTCGCGCCGCGCCTGTCGTTCTTCTGGGCGATCGGCATGAACTTCTACATGGAGGTCGCCAAGCTGCGCGCCGGCCGGCTGCTCTGGGCCAGGTTGATGAAGCAGTTCCGGCCAGAGGACCAGCGCTCGCTGAGCCTGCGCACCCACTGCCAGACCAGCGGCTGGTCGCTGACTGCCCAGGACGTGTTCAACAACGTCACCCGCACCATGATCGAGGCGATGGCCGCCACCCAAGGACATACCCAGTCCCTGCACACCAACTCGCTGGACGAGGCGCTGGCGCTGCCGACGGACTTCTCGGCCCGGATCGCGCGAAACACCCAGATCCTCCTGCAGCAGGAAAGCGGCACGACCCGCCCGGCCGATCCCTGGGGCGGTTCCTACTTCATCGAGAGGCTCACCCAGGATCTGGCCGAGCGGGCCTGGGCGCATATCGAGGAGGTCGAGGCGTCGGGCGGCATGGCCCGGGCGATCGAGCGCGGCATCCCCAAGCTGCGGATCGAGGAGGCGGCCGCCCGCACCCAGGCGCGCATCGATTCCGGCCAGCAGACCGTGGTCGGGGTCAACAAGTACCTGGTGGACGAGGACGAGAAGATCGAGGTCCTCAAGGTCGACAACAGCGCGGTGCGCGCGGCGCAGCTGGAAAAGCTGGCGCGGCTGAAGGCGGAGCGGAACGGCAATGCGGTCGAGGCGGCGCTCGATTCCCTGTCGAGGATGGCGGAGAGCGGCACCGGCAACCTTCTGGCCGGCTCCATCGACGCGGCCAGGGCAGGGGCCACGGTCGGCGAGATGACGTTGGCGCTGGAGCGGGTCTGGGGCCGCCACGTAGCCGAGATCCGCTCGATCACCGGGGTGTACGGGAAGGAAACCATGTCGGTGCCCAAGGTCGCCAAGGTCCGCCAAATGGTCGAGGCGTTCGCCGAGCAGGACGGGAGGCGCCCGCGCATCCTGATCTGCAAGATGGGCCAGGACGGCCATGACCGCGGCCAGAAAGTGATCGCGTCGAGCTTTGCGGACCTGGGCTTCGACGTGGATATCGGCCCCTTGTTCCAGATGCCGTCGGAGGCTGCCCAGCAGGCGGTCGACAACGACGTCCATGTGGTGGGGGTGTCCAGCCTCGCCGCCGGCCACCTGACCCTGGTGCCAGAACTCAAGGCCGAACTGTCGGCGCGAGGCCGGGACGACATCCTGATCGTGGTGGGCGGGGTGATCCCGCCCCAGGACTACGACGCCCTCCATGCCGCCGGAGCCGCCGCGATCTTCCCGCCAGGCACGGTGATCGCCGACGCGGCGGAAAAGCTGGTGGCCCGGCTGAACGAGATGCAGGGCTACGACGTGGCGGTCTGA
- a CDS encoding DUF2239 family protein, with translation MSSSPEQYTAFTGTRRLLSGSPEAVLEAAVAVLHDTGAAEVLVFDDRTGRTVDIDLRSGLPLPRSRNEAAAAQANLRGPGRPRLGVVAREVTLLPRHWEWLGSQPGGASVALRKLVDQARASHAPADRARQAKEATDRFMVAIAGDRPGYEEAARGLYAGNRAKFTDAIAHWPADIRGHALHLAEAAFADPAGADQTATS, from the coding sequence ATGAGCAGTTCGCCCGAGCAGTACACCGCCTTCACCGGCACCCGACGCCTCCTGTCCGGATCTCCGGAGGCGGTGCTGGAAGCCGCGGTGGCAGTATTGCACGACACTGGCGCCGCCGAGGTGCTGGTTTTCGACGACCGGACCGGGCGCACCGTCGACATCGACCTGCGCAGCGGGCTGCCGTTGCCTCGCTCAAGAAACGAGGCAGCGGCAGCTCAGGCCAACCTGCGCGGTCCGGGCCGGCCGAGGCTGGGCGTGGTCGCGCGGGAGGTGACCCTGCTGCCGCGGCACTGGGAGTGGCTCGGCAGCCAGCCGGGCGGCGCCTCGGTGGCGCTGCGCAAGCTGGTCGACCAGGCCAGGGCCAGCCATGCGCCGGCGGATCGGGCCCGGCAGGCCAAGGAAGCGACCGACCGCTTCATGGTGGCCATCGCCGGGGACCGGCCGGGCTACGAGGAAGCCGCCCGCGGCCTCTATGCCGGCAACCGTGCGAAGTTCACCGACGCCATTGCCCACTGGCCAGCGGACATCCGCGGCCATGCCCTGCATCTAGCCGAAGCGGCCTTCGCCGATCCGGCCGGGGCTGATCAGACCGCCACGTCGTAG
- a CDS encoding SCO family protein, with translation MRAAILRSAAVVVLAAGTAGLVGWQAGWFEAARTPAPQIPGVIREAPVGGPFTLTSHDGRTVTEKDLQGKLTLMFFGYRFCPDFCPNELQKYTEVLEQLGPQADKVQAWFVSIDPERDRPEDLAEYVDLFDPRIVGLSGSKEQVSGISKAWRVYYARAEQDESTDYLMDHSTYSYLMGPDGTNLAVFNYEVAPETMVKVIEDELPAG, from the coding sequence ATGCGCGCTGCGATCCTGCGCTCGGCGGCGGTGGTGGTCCTGGCGGCTGGTACTGCCGGACTGGTCGGCTGGCAGGCCGGCTGGTTCGAGGCGGCGCGGACGCCGGCGCCGCAGATCCCGGGCGTCATCCGGGAGGCGCCCGTCGGCGGGCCGTTCACCCTGACCAGCCATGACGGCCGCACCGTCACGGAGAAGGACCTGCAGGGTAAGCTGACGCTGATGTTCTTCGGCTACCGCTTTTGCCCGGACTTCTGCCCGAACGAGCTGCAGAAATACACGGAGGTCCTGGAGCAGCTTGGCCCCCAGGCGGACAAGGTCCAGGCCTGGTTCGTTTCGATCGATCCGGAGCGGGACCGGCCCGAGGACCTGGCGGAATATGTCGACCTGTTCGATCCCCGGATCGTCGGCCTGTCCGGCAGCAAGGAGCAGGTTTCCGGGATCTCAAAAGCCTGGAGGGTCTACTATGCCCGGGCCGAGCAGGACGAGAGCACCGACTACCTGATGGACCACAGCACCTACAGCTACCTGATGGGTCCGGACGGCACCAACCTCGCCGTGTTCAACTACGAGGTGGCGCCGGAAACCATGGTGAAGGTGATCGAGGACGAGCTGCCGGCCGGCTGA
- a CDS encoding alpha/beta hydrolase: MTTIDVCFATNRDLAELPGGATTFGARFNAAGPHVFRVGCAEVALVGGQYQPGLVRLAPERLVAEDDVLPPLFGSEQVFARLKARMQAEGSDLLILLHGFATDFTMSLARAAELAHRWGGDRPMPVFVFSWPSDGATRPRWRYGMDRADAASSGLAMARAIAAMLEFLAKVRSGRNDCGQRVHLVAHSMGNWALRHAVQGLRTILDCDRLPRIFANVFLMAADEDDDALNVDHKLAPLDRLAGAIHVYYAKSDRALVISDLTKGNPDRLGSAGPRDRGRLGDRIVCIDCSEVAWTGLGDGDHQYWRARPEVVRDARTVLAGHPADMVPGRRWSPSDRSYRILADPTLAAATAGAAA; this comes from the coding sequence ATGACGACGATCGACGTTTGCTTCGCCACCAACCGCGACCTTGCCGAGTTGCCCGGCGGTGCCACGACGTTCGGTGCGCGCTTCAATGCAGCGGGACCTCACGTGTTCCGGGTCGGCTGCGCGGAGGTGGCGCTGGTGGGCGGGCAGTACCAGCCTGGCCTCGTCCGCCTGGCGCCCGAGCGCCTGGTCGCCGAGGACGACGTCCTTCCCCCTTTGTTCGGCAGCGAGCAGGTGTTCGCCAGGCTCAAGGCGCGGATGCAGGCCGAGGGCAGCGACCTGCTGATCCTCCTGCACGGGTTCGCCACCGACTTCACGATGTCGCTCGCCCGCGCGGCGGAACTGGCGCATCGCTGGGGCGGCGACCGGCCGATGCCGGTGTTCGTGTTTTCCTGGCCGTCCGATGGCGCCACCCGGCCACGCTGGCGCTACGGGATGGACCGCGCGGACGCCGCCTCGTCCGGACTGGCGATGGCGCGGGCGATCGCGGCGATGCTGGAGTTCCTCGCCAAGGTCCGCAGCGGGCGCAACGATTGCGGCCAGCGCGTCCATCTGGTCGCGCACAGCATGGGCAACTGGGCGCTCCGCCATGCCGTCCAGGGCCTGCGCACGATCCTGGACTGCGACCGCCTGCCCCGGATCTTCGCCAACGTGTTCCTGATGGCGGCGGACGAGGACGACGATGCGCTGAACGTCGACCACAAGCTGGCGCCGCTCGACCGGCTCGCCGGCGCCATCCATGTCTACTATGCCAAGAGCGACCGCGCCCTGGTGATCTCCGACCTCACCAAGGGCAACCCCGACCGGCTGGGCAGCGCCGGGCCGCGCGACCGCGGCCGGCTGGGCGACCGGATCGTCTGCATCGACTGCAGCGAGGTCGCCTGGACCGGCCTTGGCGACGGTGACCACCAGTACTGGCGCGCGCGCCCGGAAGTGGTGCGCGATGCCCGGACGGTGCTGGCGGGGCATCCGGCCGACATGGTGCCGGGCCGGCGCTGGTCGCCCTCCGACCGCAGCTACCGGATCCTGGCGGATCCGACGCTTGCGGCCGCGACGGCCGGCGCCGCGGCATGA